In Spirochaetota bacterium, a single genomic region encodes these proteins:
- the fliF gene encoding flagellar M-ring protein FliF yields the protein MGELFNRLWSQLKEVYGKLDKTKRIIVISVAAVLVVSFMVLFAVSSEKSNVLLFADLPSEDFGQVTKKLDEMGFKYSTSGTTSIFVGPGQRELIMTRLAQENMIPKGIPGWKLFDLSKWTETDKEINIKYMRALRDEVKRHIEALKNIDKADVEIAITEDDLFTKNENPYTAAVTVYLAPGYEKLSRKEVRGITYLVSRAVGGKLKPDNVVVTDEVGKIISDFNDDDEAAKAEYTLIEYRRKIEEQARAQLLKDIKKGLENIYTPDRIQVVRLNMDFNWDKIQEEREEYSPVELEADNPETPYSERKYKDSLTISEKTTSENFEGHGWNPEGPAGTEGNKPAGYKASDDQFSKYKKEENVKNHVVNKALKKIQRAPYDIKGISVAIAIDGFQDLPRLADGEYDLDPAKKPVQIGLTREELKQAENIVKKSIRFNGGRGDQVAVENIMFDRTKEWNKVREEFQKKEQLRRILLAALIGVLALFVGMVLFRSIGKELQRRKRVRDEQLALEQQRMREAALRAAEEEGVDVELSLEEKARLELQTNAVSLARERPDDVAALLRTWLAEE from the coding sequence ATGGGAGAGCTTTTTAACAGGTTGTGGAGCCAGCTTAAGGAGGTCTACGGCAAGCTTGACAAGACCAAGCGCATCATCGTGATTTCCGTGGCGGCGGTGCTGGTGGTGTCCTTCATGGTGTTGTTCGCCGTCTCCAGCGAAAAATCGAACGTGCTTCTTTTCGCCGACCTTCCCTCCGAGGACTTCGGCCAGGTCACCAAGAAACTCGACGAGATGGGATTCAAGTACTCGACCTCCGGGACAACCTCCATTTTCGTAGGCCCGGGACAGCGCGAGCTCATCATGACCCGCCTGGCCCAGGAAAACATGATTCCCAAGGGCATCCCTGGCTGGAAGCTTTTCGATCTCTCCAAATGGACCGAAACCGACAAGGAAATAAACATAAAGTACATGAGGGCGCTGCGCGACGAGGTCAAGCGCCACATCGAGGCCCTCAAGAACATCGACAAGGCCGACGTTGAAATCGCCATTACCGAGGACGATCTCTTCACCAAGAACGAAAACCCGTATACTGCCGCAGTCACCGTCTACCTGGCGCCCGGCTACGAAAAGCTCAGCAGGAAAGAGGTGAGGGGTATCACCTACCTGGTATCCCGCGCCGTGGGCGGAAAGCTCAAACCCGACAACGTGGTGGTAACGGACGAGGTCGGCAAGATCATTTCCGATTTCAACGACGACGACGAGGCCGCGAAGGCCGAATACACGCTTATCGAGTACCGGCGCAAGATCGAGGAGCAGGCGCGCGCCCAGCTGTTAAAGGACATCAAGAAGGGGCTTGAAAACATCTATACGCCCGATCGCATCCAGGTGGTCAGGCTCAACATGGACTTCAACTGGGACAAGATACAGGAAGAGCGCGAAGAATATTCCCCGGTCGAGCTCGAGGCCGACAATCCCGAAACGCCGTACAGCGAGCGCAAGTATAAGGACTCACTTACCATTTCCGAAAAGACGACGAGTGAGAACTTCGAGGGACACGGCTGGAATCCCGAGGGGCCCGCGGGCACCGAGGGCAATAAGCCTGCCGGCTACAAGGCCTCCGACGACCAGTTCTCGAAATACAAGAAGGAAGAAAACGTTAAGAATCACGTCGTGAACAAGGCGCTCAAGAAGATCCAGCGCGCGCCGTATGACATCAAGGGCATATCCGTGGCCATTGCGATCGACGGGTTCCAGGATCTCCCGCGCCTCGCCGACGGTGAATACGACCTGGATCCCGCGAAGAAACCGGTCCAGATCGGGCTCACGCGCGAGGAGCTGAAACAGGCGGAAAACATCGTCAAGAAATCCATCCGCTTCAACGGCGGCCGCGGCGACCAGGTGGCGGTCGAGAACATCATGTTCGACCGGACGAAGGAATGGAACAAGGTTCGCGAGGAATTCCAGAAGAAGGAACAGCTCAGGAGAATCCTGCTCGCCGCCCTTATCGGCGTGCTCGCGCTCTTCGTGGGAATGGTGCTCTTCCGCTCGATAGGGAAGGAGCTTCAGCGCCGGAAGCGCGTCAGGGACGAGCAGCTCGCGCTCGAACAGCAGCGGATGCGGGAAGCGGCCCTGCGCGCGGCCGAAGAGGAGGGCGTGGACGTGGAGCTTTCCCTGGAGGAAAAGGCGCGCCTGGAGCTCCAGACGAACGCGGTCTCCCTCGCCCGGGAGCGTCCGGACGACGTGGCGGCGCTCCTGCGCACCTGGCTGGCGGAGGAGTAA
- the fliG gene encoding flagellar motor switch protein FliG — protein sequence MLQSKKSQLTGRQKAAMFLVSLGSDVSSEIFKHLREDEIEQLTFEIARLDKIEPEEKDKVLMEFQEMMMAQDFISTGGIDYAREVLERALGTQKAIDIVNRLTSSLQVRPFDFIRRTDPSHLLNFIQGEHPQTIALILAYLDPVKAALILSGLSHQIQADVAKRIATMDRTSPDVLREVERVLERKLSTLASEDYTSAGGIDSIVEVLNQVDRGTEKIIIEALEEEDPELAEEIKKRMFVFEDIVLLDDRSIQKVLREVDTQDLAKALKGVDAEVQEKIFRNMSKRASSLLREDMDFMGPIRLRDVEESQQKIVNIIRKLEESGDIIVARAGEEELIV from the coding sequence ATGCTTCAGTCCAAAAAATCCCAGCTCACGGGCCGCCAGAAGGCGGCCATGTTCCTGGTCTCGCTCGGCTCCGACGTTTCGTCGGAGATTTTTAAGCACCTCCGCGAGGACGAGATCGAACAGCTTACCTTCGAGATCGCGCGCCTGGACAAGATAGAGCCCGAAGAGAAGGACAAGGTCCTCATGGAGTTTCAGGAAATGATGATGGCCCAGGACTTCATTTCCACCGGCGGGATCGACTACGCGCGCGAGGTCCTGGAAAGGGCGCTGGGCACGCAGAAGGCGATCGATATCGTCAACCGGCTCACCTCGTCCCTGCAGGTGCGGCCGTTCGACTTTATACGGCGCACCGACCCGAGCCATTTGTTGAACTTCATCCAGGGGGAGCACCCCCAGACGATCGCGCTCATCCTGGCGTACCTTGACCCCGTGAAAGCGGCGCTCATCCTCTCGGGCCTCTCGCACCAGATACAGGCGGACGTCGCCAAGCGCATCGCGACCATGGACCGGACCTCTCCCGACGTGCTCCGCGAGGTGGAGCGCGTGCTCGAACGAAAGCTTTCGACACTCGCCTCCGAGGACTATACCTCCGCGGGCGGTATCGATTCGATCGTCGAGGTCCTCAACCAGGTCGACCGCGGAACGGAAAAGATCATCATCGAGGCGCTCGAGGAGGAAGACCCCGAGCTCGCCGAGGAAATCAAGAAGCGCATGTTCGTTTTCGAGGACATCGTGCTCCTGGACGACCGCTCCATCCAGAAGGTGCTCAGGGAGGTGGATACGCAGGACCTCGCCAAGGCGCTCAAGGGCGTGGACGCGGAAGTGCAGGAAAAGATATTCCGCAACATGTCGAAGCGCGCGTCGTCGCTGTTGCGCGAGGACATGGATTTTATGGGTCCGATTCGCCTTCGCGACGTCGAGGAATCCCAGCAGAAGATCGTGAACATCATCCGCAAACTGGAGGAGTCCGGCGACATCATCGTGGCGCGCGCCGGCGAGGAGGAGCTGATTGTCTAA
- the fliH gene encoding flagellar assembly protein FliH has product MSKLVFKPMEIVVIGAAKQIEMPEKYQKNVISDEEYKEFEVDEAGNPIDVYQGPSIEEMEAELERYRRETEEEVRRMLDEARERQKKIEEDGKAAAFQELQTAREQIKAEMERLRIESEREIERGKFEAEKMIKDAELKVSEIEHEAYKKGYEAGREEGYKEGQAEVMRLIDRLGTIVSTAVDIRDDIMRSSEKLMTEMILTIARKVIKDEIVERREVVINSIREAIKRVKDRDRIDIRVNFADLDMTTAHKDELIKMMESLKKVNIYEDSRVDRGGCIIETDVGAIDARISTQLDAIEEAIRNANPI; this is encoded by the coding sequence TTGTCTAAACTTGTTTTCAAGCCCATGGAGATCGTGGTCATCGGTGCCGCGAAGCAGATTGAGATGCCGGAGAAGTACCAGAAGAACGTCATCTCCGACGAGGAATACAAGGAGTTCGAGGTCGACGAGGCCGGGAACCCCATAGACGTCTACCAGGGGCCGTCCATCGAGGAGATGGAGGCAGAGCTCGAGCGTTACCGCCGCGAGACCGAGGAAGAAGTCCGGCGCATGCTGGACGAGGCCCGCGAGAGACAGAAAAAGATCGAAGAAGACGGAAAGGCCGCCGCGTTCCAGGAGCTCCAGACTGCGCGCGAGCAGATCAAGGCCGAGATGGAGCGCCTGCGCATCGAGTCCGAGCGCGAGATCGAGCGCGGCAAGTTCGAAGCGGAAAAAATGATCAAGGACGCCGAGCTCAAGGTTTCCGAGATCGAGCATGAGGCGTACAAGAAGGGTTACGAGGCCGGGCGCGAGGAAGGCTATAAGGAAGGCCAGGCCGAGGTTATGCGCCTCATCGACCGCCTGGGGACCATCGTGTCCACGGCCGTCGACATCCGGGACGACATCATGCGGTCGTCGGAAAAGCTCATGACCGAGATGATCCTCACGATCGCGCGGAAGGTGATCAAGGACGAGATCGTGGAACGGCGCGAGGTCGTCATCAACAGCATACGCGAGGCCATCAAGCGCGTGAAGGACCGCGACCGTATCGATATCCGCGTCAACTTCGCGGACCTCGACATGACTACGGCCCACAAGGACGAGCTCATCAAGATGATGGAATCGCTCAAGAAGGTGAACATTTACGAAGACTCCCGCGTGGACCGCGGCGGGTGTATCATAGAGACCGACGTGGGCGCGATCGACGCGCGCATTTCGACCCAGCTGGATGCGATCGAGGAAGCGATACGTAACGCGAACCCGATCTAA
- the flgC gene encoding flagellar basal body rod protein FlgC, giving the protein MGMFASFNISASGLTAQRLRMDLISSNIANAGSTRTPEGGPYRRKRAIFAPENIRPEYKSPLVPDGIRHGTGQGVRVIKIEEDQSPFRLTYDPSHPDAIQAGPKAGYVEMPNVNVVMEMTDLISASRSYEANVTMVNSARTMYNRALEIGRGTA; this is encoded by the coding sequence GTGGGAATGTTCGCCAGCTTTAATATATCGGCCTCGGGGCTTACCGCGCAACGGCTCCGGATGGACCTTATCAGCTCCAACATCGCCAACGCGGGATCGACGCGCACCCCGGAGGGTGGACCGTACCGGAGAAAACGCGCCATCTTCGCACCGGAAAATATCAGACCCGAATACAAATCGCCCCTGGTGCCCGACGGCATCCGGCACGGGACGGGGCAGGGGGTCCGGGTCATCAAGATAGAGGAGGACCAGTCCCCCTTCAGGCTCACCTACGATCCCTCGCACCCGGACGCGATCCAGGCCGGTCCCAAGGCCGGCTACGTTGAGATGCCCAACGTGAACGTGGTCATGGAGATGACAGACCTCATCTCGGCGTCCAGGTCCTACGAGGCGAACGTCACCATGGTGAATAGCGCGCGCACGATGTACAACAGGGCTCTTGAAATCGGGCGGGGAACCGCATAG
- the fliE gene encoding flagellar hook-basal body complex protein FliE codes for MEKLTGECAMNIAEIAGRGNIVNLLTTNKLHFTGKEGTGETDAPSGSFTDMLKGAIRKVNDLQADSDDLSRKMVTQPDSVDIHQVMIAGQKAEISLSFAKAIRDEAIRTYRELMNLR; via the coding sequence ATGGAAAAATTAACGGGAGAATGTGCCATGAATATTGCTGAAATCGCGGGAAGGGGCAACATCGTCAATCTGCTGACCACTAACAAGCTCCATTTTACCGGAAAAGAAGGGACGGGGGAGACCGATGCGCCGTCCGGCTCCTTCACCGACATGCTGAAGGGCGCCATCCGGAAGGTCAACGACCTGCAGGCCGACAGCGACGACCTGTCCAGGAAGATGGTTACCCAGCCCGATTCGGTCGACATCCACCAGGTAATGATCGCCGGCCAGAAGGCCGAGATATCGCTCTCCTTCGCCAAGGCGATACGGGACGAAGCCATACGGACGTATAGGGAATTGATGAATCTAAGGTAG